A single window of uncultured Methanospirillum sp. DNA harbors:
- a CDS encoding chemotaxis protein CheW yields MDTTVQLHRLLLFSLGEGTYAAEVSYIREIVQDQQKIPLPNAPEYIPGIFNLRSDVVKVIDIRLIIPLSGGGEKKKIIVFVPESGSSTRFGMVVDEVYGIMEIPTDRVSLLDRTSASIQNNFMIGFFTFSLDGFLSQSSRRYTAGDDEVVWIDFEDMIHTITNEEKAQDIVFRLTALFNPQYLFSENWRSLQKK; encoded by the coding sequence ATGGATACAACCGTTCAGTTACACAGACTGCTTCTCTTCTCCCTCGGAGAAGGAACCTATGCGGCAGAGGTCTCGTACATCAGGGAGATTGTGCAGGATCAACAGAAGATCCCCCTTCCCAATGCTCCTGAGTATATTCCGGGAATCTTCAACCTGCGCAGCGATGTAGTCAAAGTGATCGATATCAGACTGATCATCCCGCTTTCAGGAGGAGGGGAAAAGAAGAAGATCATTGTCTTTGTTCCTGAGAGCGGTTCCTCGACCAGGTTTGGGATGGTCGTAGATGAGGTGTACGGGATCATGGAGATTCCGACAGACCGTGTCTCCCTCCTTGACCGGACAAGTGCCAGCATTCAGAATAACTTCATGATCGGCTTTTTTACATTCTCACTTGACGGATTTCTCAGCCAGTCAAGCAGAAGATATACAGCAGGAGACGACGAGGTGGTCTGGATAGATTTCGAAGATATGATTCATACCATTACAAACGAAGAGAAGGCCCAGGATATTGTATTCCGCCTGACTGCCCTCTTCAACCCACAGTATCTCTTCTCAGAGAACTGGAGATCACTGCAAAAAAAATAG
- the argC gene encoding N-acetyl-gamma-glutamyl-phosphate reductase, translated as MKVAIIGASGYTGGELFRLLHAHPRAEVVCATSRQLAGKPVTSRHPHLTGFTDLTFTNPEVSSLDVDVAFLAVPHTAAMAYAPSMIEQGIKVIDLSADYRLSKEVFEKVYGVPHTAYFPAPYGLCELHREQCKNASFIANPGCFPTGATLAAAPLAGRAHTIIYDSKSGVSGAGDNASETTHYPNVGDNLTAYKLTSHRHLAEMRQELGFLKSGAKAYFTPHLLPVNRGILTTAHILLNEPVEQQEVERLYREFYKNEPFVRYQRPSLNAVRGSNFCDLMVEASEERVVVVSAIDNLVKGASGQAIQNMNLMCGFKETEGLWSPAILP; from the coding sequence ATGAAAGTTGCCATTATCGGCGCTTCCGGCTATACAGGGGGGGAGCTCTTCCGGCTCCTGCATGCACATCCCCGGGCTGAGGTGGTCTGTGCGACCTCCCGGCAACTGGCCGGAAAGCCGGTGACCTCCCGGCATCCCCATCTCACCGGGTTTACTGATCTTACCTTTACGAACCCCGAGGTCTCATCCCTTGATGTTGACGTTGCCTTCCTGGCAGTGCCACACACAGCAGCGATGGCATATGCTCCCTCCATGATTGAGCAGGGGATCAAGGTCATCGATCTCTCGGCTGACTACCGACTCTCAAAAGAGGTGTTTGAGAAGGTGTACGGGGTGCCCCATACTGCATACTTCCCTGCTCCGTACGGGCTCTGCGAACTGCACCGTGAGCAGTGCAAAAATGCATCCTTTATCGCAAACCCCGGATGCTTCCCGACAGGTGCAACCCTCGCAGCAGCACCGCTCGCCGGGCGTGCCCACACAATCATCTACGACTCAAAGTCAGGTGTATCTGGTGCAGGTGACAATGCCTCTGAAACCACCCACTACCCGAACGTAGGTGACAACCTGACTGCGTACAAATTGACGAGCCACCGGCATCTAGCAGAGATGCGTCAGGAGCTCGGGTTCCTGAAGTCAGGAGCCAAGGCATATTTTACCCCTCATCTTCTTCCGGTGAACCGTGGTATCCTGACCACAGCCCATATTCTCCTGAACGAACCGGTGGAACAGCAGGAAGTAGAGCGGCTCTATCGGGAATTTTACAAGAATGAACCGTTTGTCAGATACCAGCGCCCGTCCCTGAATGCAGTACGGGGATCCAACTTCTGCGATCTGATGGTAGAAGCATCAGAGGAACGGGTCGTTGTTGTATCTGCAATAGACAACCTGGTCAAGGGAGCAAGCGGCCAGGCAATACAGAATATGAACCTCATGTGCGGGTTCAAAGAGACAGAAGGATTATGGAGCCCGGCGATTCTGCCGTAG
- the argB gene encoding acetylglutamate kinase has protein sequence MKREDVLMEALPYIRKFHGRTMVIKLGGHAMVEGEILDTVVSDVVLLQLVGIKVVLVHGGGPEITEKMKALGKEPKFVGGLRITDDETLEVAQMVLVGKINTNIVSLISKAGGKAIGISGNDANLIIARKMERQRVRVNNREEEVDLGHVGEIEMINPDILNTLLDSGYIPVIAPLAIDRAGNDLNINADTAAGEIAIALKAYKFISMTDVDGIMDKGRTKVFRQITKSDAEQLISTGVVSEGMIPKVQAVLHAIQDGVPYSHIINGNISHNLILELFTSEGVGTMITMKEVGL, from the coding sequence ATGAAACGTGAAGACGTCCTCATGGAGGCCCTTCCCTATATCCGCAAGTTCCATGGCAGGACCATGGTGATCAAGCTCGGTGGTCACGCCATGGTCGAGGGGGAGATCCTTGATACCGTTGTCAGTGATGTTGTCCTGCTCCAACTGGTAGGGATCAAAGTAGTCCTTGTTCACGGCGGGGGTCCTGAGATCACCGAGAAGATGAAGGCCCTTGGGAAAGAGCCGAAGTTTGTCGGTGGCCTCCGGATCACCGATGATGAGACTCTTGAAGTTGCCCAGATGGTTCTCGTCGGCAAGATCAACACCAACATCGTATCCTTAATCTCAAAGGCAGGCGGAAAGGCGATCGGGATCTCAGGTAATGATGCAAACCTGATCATCGCCCGCAAGATGGAACGACAGCGTGTGAGGGTGAACAACAGGGAAGAAGAGGTCGATCTCGGGCACGTGGGAGAGATCGAGATGATCAACCCTGACATCCTGAACACCCTGCTTGACAGCGGTTACATCCCTGTCATCGCCCCTCTCGCCATCGATCGTGCAGGCAATGATCTCAATATCAATGCCGATACAGCCGCCGGGGAGATCGCGATTGCACTCAAGGCCTACAAGTTCATCAGCATGACCGATGTCGATGGGATCATGGACAAGGGACGTACAAAGGTCTTCCGGCAGATCACCAAGTCTGATGCTGAGCAACTGATATCAACCGGCGTCGTCTCCGAAGGTATGATCCCCAAGGTACAGGCTGTTCTTCACGCGATCCAGGATGGAGTGCCGTATTCCCATATCATCAATGGAAATATCAGCCACAACCTCATCCTCGAACTCTTCACTTCAGAGGGTGTCGGGACGATGATCACCATGAAGGAGGTCGGCCTCTGA
- a CDS encoding CBS domain-containing protein: MLVKDAMTPDPVTCSVDDIVSSIGGLMRTRHIGGVPVMDGNRLAGMVTETDLLKLLMTKGPSDDLWLPSPLEVIELPIREFINWERTKEALTDIGSKKVGCIMSSPVITITPEEDIEAAAALMLKKKIDRLAVVSGDRLKGIITREDIVWAISGGKGAESRE, translated from the coding sequence ATGTTAGTAAAAGATGCAATGACCCCGGACCCGGTGACCTGTAGTGTTGACGATATCGTCTCTTCGATCGGGGGACTCATGCGGACAAGACATATCGGTGGTGTACCGGTGATGGACGGCAACCGCCTCGCTGGTATGGTGACCGAGACTGATCTGCTCAAACTTCTCATGACCAAAGGTCCCTCTGACGACCTCTGGCTGCCGTCACCGCTTGAGGTGATTGAGCTCCCTATCCGTGAGTTCATCAACTGGGAACGGACGAAAGAGGCCCTTACCGATATCGGCAGTAAAAAAGTGGGCTGTATAATGAGCAGCCCGGTCATCACCATCACACCTGAAGAGGATATAGAGGCCGCTGCGGCACTTATGCTCAAAAAGAAGATCGATCGGCTTGCGGTAGTCAGCGGTGACAGACTGAAGGGGATTATCACCAGGGAAGATATCGTCTGGGCGATCTCTGGTGGAAAAGGAGCGGAATCCCGTGAGTGA
- a CDS encoding peptidase M50, with translation MHIWEQIPQRERRDLLIAWLALSAAFTVAMIGTSRLVPTLILEMFLISMVTAGVAFIIHEMAHKFTAMKYGYWAEFQMNTTMLVVAVAVAALAKVVFAAPGATMIYGSHISEEENGKISLAGPLSNLLLLIPFFLLLIAGLNLGIFEVALVGIMGIRINAMIAAFNLLPLGPLDGAKILPWNTPVYIAMVLLAFGILFSALNYNLTGPFF, from the coding sequence ATGCATATCTGGGAACAAATACCGCAAAGGGAACGACGCGATCTTCTGATCGCGTGGCTTGCGCTCTCTGCGGCGTTCACCGTGGCTATGATCGGGACGAGCAGACTTGTGCCGACCCTGATCCTTGAAATGTTCCTGATCTCGATGGTGACTGCGGGAGTTGCGTTCATAATACACGAGATGGCCCACAAGTTCACTGCAATGAAGTATGGATACTGGGCAGAATTTCAGATGAACACCACCATGCTTGTGGTGGCCGTCGCAGTAGCTGCACTTGCAAAGGTAGTCTTCGCCGCACCCGGCGCAACCATGATCTATGGTTCCCACATTTCAGAGGAAGAGAACGGGAAGATATCACTGGCCGGGCCACTCAGCAATCTGCTTCTTCTGATCCCGTTCTTTCTCCTGCTGATTGCCGGGCTGAATCTCGGTATATTCGAGGTTGCATTGGTCGGGATCATGGGAATCAGGATCAACGCAATGATTGCAGCGTTCAACCTTCTGCCCCTCGGCCCTCTGGATGGTGCAAAGATCCTTCCCTGGAACACTCCTGTCTATATTGCAATGGTTCTTCTCGCGTTTGGGATTCTGTTTTCTGCCCTGAATTATAACCTTACTGGGCCCTTCTTCTAA
- a CDS encoding flavodoxin family protein — protein MKVVAFSGSPRKDGNCERMIRTIFAVLEEEGIKTELVRIGGSLLQGCTACNKCYENQDETCVITSDCLNEFVQKMIEADGILLASPTYFADVTAEMKAFIDRCGMIGKANGDLFQRKVGAAIISVRRGGAIHAFDTINHFFLISQMIIPGSSYWNMGLGGSSGDVERDEEGLATMELLGHNMAWLLKKIHS, from the coding sequence ATGAAAGTGGTTGCATTCTCAGGGAGTCCCAGAAAAGACGGGAATTGTGAGAGGATGATCAGAACTATCTTTGCTGTTCTTGAGGAGGAAGGGATCAAGACAGAACTGGTAAGGATTGGGGGCAGCCTTCTCCAGGGATGTACAGCCTGTAACAAGTGTTACGAGAATCAGGATGAGACCTGTGTCATCACCTCAGACTGCCTGAATGAGTTCGTACAAAAGATGATTGAGGCAGATGGCATTCTCCTCGCCTCTCCGACATACTTTGCTGATGTTACCGCTGAAATGAAAGCGTTCATTGACCGCTGCGGTATGATCGGGAAGGCGAACGGAGATCTCTTTCAGCGAAAGGTGGGTGCAGCCATAATCTCTGTACGCAGGGGTGGGGCAATCCATGCATTTGATACCATCAACCACTTCTTCCTGATCTCCCAGATGATCATCCCGGGTTCAAGTTACTGGAACATGGGTCTCGGGGGGAGTTCCGGGGATGTGGAACGCGATGAGGAAGGGCTCGCGACTATGGAGTTGCTGGGCCATAACATGGCATGGCTTCTGAAAAAGATACACTCATAA
- the argJ gene encoding bifunctional glutamate N-acetyltransferase/amino-acid acetyltransferase ArgJ translates to MQSICAVEGVTAAGIKEGKYGLALIRAEGTAAAAFTKNIARAAPVILMQERIKRGRLAATITNSGCANALTGQRGINDAEEMASIAAEELLLDPLEVGVASTGVISRYLNLPLIRNQCHQIAPHLAHSPSAEISAAKAIMTTDLVEKHSLVTREGFTIGGICKGSGMIAPNMGTMLGYVYTDAEISAPDLQAVLKTAVRRSFNRVVVDGDTSTNDVVFCTATGAAGKVPLNEFTSALEECCISLGRQIACDGEGATKLIEVIVRNARSEDEADLVARTVVGSPLVKTAIYGEDPNWGRIVAAAGRSGAEFDPEKVSCWIAGSERRSAVCERGVLTEDLSTAKAALGGREVQIELDLAAGKGKAVAWGCDLTEKYVEINGKYTT, encoded by the coding sequence ATGCAGTCCATCTGTGCAGTCGAAGGAGTCACAGCAGCAGGGATAAAGGAAGGAAAGTATGGCCTTGCTCTCATACGGGCCGAAGGCACTGCTGCTGCAGCGTTTACAAAAAATATTGCACGGGCAGCTCCGGTCATCCTGATGCAGGAGCGGATAAAGCGAGGGCGTCTTGCAGCCACAATTACGAACAGCGGATGCGCCAATGCCCTGACCGGTCAGCGGGGTATCAACGATGCTGAAGAGATGGCTTCGATCGCTGCAGAAGAACTCTTGCTCGATCCCCTTGAGGTTGGAGTTGCGAGTACCGGGGTTATCAGCAGGTACCTCAACCTTCCTCTCATCAGGAATCAGTGCCACCAGATCGCACCTCATCTTGCACACAGCCCTTCCGCAGAGATCAGTGCAGCAAAAGCGATCATGACCACCGACCTTGTTGAGAAACACTCTCTGGTAACCCGTGAGGGATTTACCATCGGCGGGATTTGCAAAGGTTCAGGGATGATAGCCCCGAATATGGGAACCATGCTCGGGTATGTCTACACCGATGCAGAGATCAGTGCACCAGATCTTCAGGCAGTACTGAAGACTGCGGTCAGGCGGAGTTTCAACCGTGTGGTCGTGGACGGTGATACCAGCACCAATGATGTTGTGTTCTGCACTGCAACCGGAGCTGCCGGAAAAGTGCCGCTGAATGAGTTTACATCAGCACTTGAGGAGTGCTGTATCAGCCTTGGGCGACAGATCGCCTGTGATGGTGAAGGAGCAACCAAGCTGATCGAGGTAATCGTGAGGAATGCTCGGAGTGAGGATGAGGCAGACCTTGTCGCCAGGACTGTGGTAGGATCTCCGCTGGTCAAGACCGCGATCTATGGTGAGGATCCGAACTGGGGGCGAATCGTCGCGGCAGCAGGGCGTTCGGGTGCAGAGTTCGATCCAGAGAAGGTCTCCTGCTGGATTGCAGGATCAGAACGCAGGTCAGCAGTTTGTGAGAGAGGGGTGCTAACTGAGGATCTGAGCACCGCAAAAGCAGCACTCGGGGGTCGCGAGGTGCAGATCGAGCTCGATCTTGCAGCAGGAAAAGGGAAGGCAGTGGCATGGGGATGTGACCTGACCGAGAAGTACGTCGAGATTAACGGGAAGTATACAACATGA
- a CDS encoding chorismate mutase: MHGYQVQHLSINKIRAIGSCSGSYAEKIRRSYFCEADICTQDMTLEELRGEIEAVDLEIIRLIRARMDIAIKIAEEKDTTGAPTRDPERVEVVLSHVARQAEQSGIDPGPIRDIFKTLIRMSEDLQDKKRGVE, encoded by the coding sequence ATGCATGGCTATCAGGTTCAGCATCTGTCGATAAATAAAATCAGGGCCATCGGTTCATGTTCAGGTTCTTATGCAGAAAAGATCCGACGCTCTTATTTCTGCGAGGCAGATATCTGTACTCAGGATATGACACTGGAGGAACTCAGGGGTGAGATAGAGGCCGTTGATCTCGAGATCATACGGCTGATCAGAGCGCGGATGGATATTGCCATTAAGATCGCAGAAGAGAAGGATACAACCGGTGCTCCAACCCGTGATCCCGAACGTGTAGAAGTGGTTCTCAGCCATGTTGCCAGGCAGGCTGAACAGTCCGGCATCGATCCCGGTCCAATCAGGGACATCTTCAAAACACTGATCCGGATGAGTGAGGATCTACAGGACAAAAAGCGGGGAGTCGAGTGA